Part of the Moorella sp. E308F genome, TAAGACGGAATTTGCTTACCTCTGGGGAGCGGGCAAGAAAAACTTTTTCCTCCTCCCCATGCAGGCGGCTGTCAATAAGATCTGGCAGCGCACCAGGGATATGGTTGATAAGATCGGGGAAAAAGGAGAAGAACGCGTCTCCTTGTTGCATAGCGACGCTGCGCTGGAAATTTATACCCATTTAAAGATGGCAGATGCCCTGGATGGCGAGAGCAATACGCGCAAAGTCATGGAGCTGGCCCGTCATCTGGCCAGGACTTATATTATAGCCACCGCCGATCAGCTTGCCCCGGCGGCCCTTAGGTATCCGGGTTATGAGCGGATCTTTGCCGCCCTCATGCATGGTGTCCTGGTTATAGACGAGGTTCAGGCCTACGATCCAAGGGCAGCAGCTATTATCACCCATCTGGTGCAGCAAAACGCCTACCTAGGTGGCGGGAATCTTATTATAACAGCAACTTTGCCGTCATTTATCCGTGAAGAAATGAAAAGGCGGATGAACTTAGCTGATAACCAGGTTATCCGGCTTATTGACGAACCGGAATTCAAAGAAGCGGCCGCTTCCAGCCGGCACCGCCTGGGCTTTATCGTCCATGCAGGCGAGTATGCAGCCGCCGTAACAGAGATTATCCAGGCTGCCACCGGAGGCAAAAAAGTCCTGGTGGTAATGAACACCGTTAGTGCTGCCTGCGACATCTTCGACAAAATCGTAGCACGACTGCAGCAGGAGCAAGTGGATGTGAAAATAGTCCTCCTTCATTCCCGCTTTATCGCCAGGCAAAGAAAAGAATTGGAGGAACTAATTGTCGAAAAATTTATGCCTAATAACCCCGAGAGGGATACAAATCCCTGTATAGTAGTGGCTACGCAGATTGTGGAAGCTTCCCTGGATATTGATGCAGATATACTTTTTACCGAACCTTCTCCGGCCGACAGCTTGATCCAGCGGATGGGCCGTGTTTTTCGCCGTTTTGCCCGGAAGCCAGGCGATTTCGCCCCGCCGGAGCCAAACGTTGTTGTCATAGTCAATGAAGGGAGCAGGACTTCAGGAAATGATACCGCTAGCAAAGACCTCTTGTTAGCCTCGGGCTTAAATAGAGTATATAACCGGGATCTGACAGCCCTCTCCACGGTGATACTCTTGATGGCTATGGAGAAAGGAGGCAATTTTGCTCCCCTTGAGGATGTTTTGAAAGAGCTCGAACAAAAGAAGTGGCAAAGTTGTTTTAAGAAGAGTAAAAATGAAAGCGGCTTTAACAAAAATCTCGTTAAGATATTAAAAGAAGTGTCTGGAAAGACTTTAGTGCTGACAGAAAGGCAAAAGCAGGATTGGGTAGAACTTACCTATAGCGTCATTAGTGAAGGGCGAAAAAGAGAAGACTTTAAACTATCCCTGCACGATTATATAAAAACCTATGAAGAAACCCTGGCGACCCTTGACCACGGCTACTGCTCCGACCGTAAAAGGGATGCGGAAAGGCTCTTCCGGGAAGTGAACAACGTAACCGGTATACCTGTTGAATTGAAGGAGGCTTTCTATAATACAATCCGGGCATGGCTTACCGGAAAAAGAAGTGGCGAATTGAACTTTTTTGAGCTGGCTATAGATATCTTACCGGATTTTACTGTAAGTTGCCCTTACTCTATGACTTTGGAAGGGGAGAAGCTAGAAAAATTAGACATGGAAGCCATGCTGCCCCCTGACATTGGTAGCGAAGAAAGAAAAAAACTTAGAGATAAACTGGAAAGGTGGTTAGATGGCATATTTATTCTCGAGTTTCCCTACGACGGGATAAAGGGGTTAGTAATACAAAATGAACAGTGAGCTGGTTGAGGAAGTAAAAACGGCCAATATTACGGGTACCATGGTGGCTTATTATTTTATTTGCCACCGGAAGTTGTGGCTGTTTGCTAAAGGCCTCAACTTAGAAAATATTTCAGGTAATCCCGATGTGATCAAAGGCAGGGTGTTGCATGAGAGCAGGTTCAAACGTGAAAACCATAAAGAAATCACCTTTGATACCGTTAAAATTGACTTTTTACACTACGACGGCCAGGTTTACGTCCATGAAGTCAAAAAAAGCAAGAAATTCGAAGAAGCCCATACCTGGCAATTGAAATATTATATTTACCTGTTACAAAACAAAGGTGTAAACTGCTCTTCGGGGGTAATCCACTACCCTGCAAGTATGCGCAAAGAAGAGGTACATTTTTCCACCCAAGATCGGGAACTCCTCTTGCAGGCTATGGCCGGGATAAAGGGCATCCTCAACAGCCCATTGCCTAAGAGGAAAACCGGCCGAAAAATGTGTTCCCGCTGTGCTTATTTTGATTTTTGCTACGTATGAGGCGAGGGAACCTTAATGAGCAGGACTTACTACGTGTTTTCTCCCGGGCGACTCCACCGGCAAGATAACACTTTGGCTTTGGAACTACAAGGGGAACGACGGATAATACCTGTGGAGGACGTTGACCACATCTACTGTTTTTCTGAGGTGGACCTTAACACCAGGTTTTTAGACTTCCTGGCACAAAAACAGATTTGTGTTCATTTTTTTAGTTACTATGGGCACTACTCCGGAAGTTTTATTCCCCGGGAAACCCAGTTATCCGGGTTCTTACTGGTAAAACAGGTCGAGCATTACTTGGACCGGGGAAAGCGGTTGGAACTAGCCCGGACTTTTATCGAGGGAGCGCTGCACAACATTCGTCGTAACCTGGAAAAAAGGGAATATGAAGATATTTGTCAGAAGCTGGACGAGATTAGGGAAAGTATTAGTAAAACTACTTCTATTGAGGAACTCATGAGCCTTGAGGCTCACACCCGCAAAGCTTATTATGATTTCTGGGAAGAAATTACCGGGTGGGAGTTCGGCGGTCGCAGCAAACGCCCACCGGGCAACGCATTGAATGCCTTGATATCTTTTGGCAACGCAATGATGTATACCACAGTTTTAAAAGAAATACACCGCACAGCTTTAAACCCTACTATCAGCTATTTACACGAACCTTCAGAAAGGAGATATTCCCTGGCCCTGGATGTTGCGGAGATATTTAAGCCCGTCTTTGTCGACAGGCTTATTTTCCGTCTAATTAACCTAAACATGATAAAGGAAAGTCATTTTGATACCAATGTCAATTACGTTTACCTTACCGAAGAGGGGAGAAAAGTGTTTGTCAAAGAATTTGAAGAGACTATGGAAAAGACCATCCTGCATCGTAATTTGAAAAGGAATATTCGATACAAAAGCTTGATAAGATTGGATCTCTATAAGCTGATAAAGCATCTTCTCGGCGAAGAAAGCTATTCTCCTATGAAGGTATGGTGGTAATTATCAGGGTTATTCTTGTCTATGACATAAATACAGAAGATAATGACGGCAAGAGGCGCCTGGTCAAAATCATGAAAACCAGCCGCAAATATTTATCGCATGTGCAAAAATCGGTTTTTGAAGGTGATATTACTGAAGGACAAATAGCATTACTTAAAAGGGAAATACTGGCTATAATTAAAAAGAAAAAGGATTTTGTAATTATTTACAGCCTTAAGGATGGAGTAAAGTTAAATCGCGATATCCTGACTGACACTCCCGACCCCACTGATAATTTCCTTTAAGCAAAACCGGAGGTTTGACGCAGAGTTTTTATCTAGACAATCTAAATTTTAGGTGGGGCAAGCATTTTTTTGCGGTACCGATCGACCATAGAGGAATCTGAACTTACAATGCAATACTTCCATAGTAGTAAACTTTTCAGTACCGATCGACCATAGAGGAATCTGAACACCGCAATCAAAATACCTACTCTGTTGGTATTAACAGTACCGATCGACCATAGAGGAATCTGAACCCCGTACTTTTTGCCGCATTAATCGCCGCCTGAATCGTACCGATCGACCATAGAGGAATCTGAACTATATTCCCCGCCTTCGGCGCTGGAGACGGGGCCACCGTACCGATCGACCATAGAGGAATCTGAACTTGCGGGCGCCGAAAACGCGACCGTTTCCTTCAACCGTACCGATCGACCATAGAGGAATCTGAACTAGCTTACAAAATCGCCCGCCTTCCAGGCAGGGTTCGGTACCGATCGACCATAGAGGAATCTGAACCATACCGTCGAAAAATCGGCGCCCCTTCATAAACGGGTACCGATCGACCATAGAGGAATCTGAACTTTCCTCCCGGCTCAAAGGCCGGTCCGGTTGGAAAGGTACCGATCGACCATAGAGGAATCTGAACCAATCCCTAACGACGGCTCCCGCGAAAGTGCTGCAAGTACCGATCGACCATAGAGGAATCTGAACATGTTGAAGCTGTTGAGGCAGGCAGTGCCGGCAATGGTACCGATCGACCATAGAGGAATCTGAACCCAGTTTTGGATCTCTTTCCTGCTCGTCATATAGGTACCGATCGACCATAGAGGAATCTGAACTCTACTTATCGCACCTTCCTTTCGAGAAATACTTTAAGTACCGATCGACCATAGAGGAATCTGAACCCTGCAAAATTTTTATCTTAGCGCGCTCATCAACCTGTACCGATCGACCATAGAGGAATCTGAACACACTTTATCCTTACTTAAAAAAGATACGGTGGATGTGTACCGATCGACCATAGAGGAATCTGAACGGGCCACTCTAGGCCCCTGCATGGTCTGCGCCCTGACGTACCGATCGACCATAGAGGAATCTGAACTCTCCTCCAAGCGCTGCCGCATGATGGCCGCCTGGAGTACCGATCGACCATAGAGGAATCTGAACTGATTGACAGAAAAACAATGAAGAAAAAATGAAAAGGTACCGATCGACCATAGAGGAATCTGAACACCGGACCGGCCCCTGTCTAGGGCGGAAATGGCTAGGTACCGATCGACCATAGAGGAATCTGAACATGGTCTTGTTGCCGAGCATGGCGAAGCCGGTGCAGGGTACCGATCGACCATAGAGGAATCTGAACTTAGTTGAACACTGCCGATATTATTCGTCCCCGGTGGTACCGATCGACCATAGAGGAATCTGAACGGGGAGAGAACTCCAGGTAGCGGCCTGGTCCCTCACGGTACCGATCGACCATAGAGGAATCTGAACGCTTTTTGTCCCACTTTGGCAGCTTGTCCAGCCAGTGTACCGAGCGACCATAGAGGAATCTGAACCCATTAACCAGTAAATTTGCATAGTCCAACACGCCCGGTACCGATCGACCATAGAGGAATCTGAACGGAGACAGGCTTCGTTTTCGCTGAGCGGCACTTCCGGTACCGATCGACCATAGAGGAATCTGAACCGGTTATTTTGAAGGCGACGGTACGGCTGAATGCGGGTACCGATCGACCATAGAGGAATCTGAACATCAAACTGCATGATATGCAACCTCCTTCTTGTTTGCGTACCGATCGACCATAGAGGAATCTGAACGATTGTATAGGTCATTTTTATTACCTCCTTTGGGGGGTACCGATCGACCATAGAGGAATCTGAACAGCCAGCTCAAGGTACTGAAGGCGTTTTTCAAGGCGAGTACCGATCGACCATAGAGGAATCTGAACCTCGTGCCAGGCTAGGTTAAATACTCGGGGCGCGGATGTACCGATCAACCATAGAGGAATCTGAACTCCTGGGAAGAAACCTTTATGAGCATCGCCGAAACGTACCGATCGACCATAGAGGAATCTGAACACTCGCTCACATGAATATATATTCTTGCTGACAAAAGTACCGATCGACCATAGAGGAATCTGAACATCAAACTGCATGATATGCAACCTCCTTCTTGTTTGCGTACCGATCGACCATAGAGGAATCTGAACGATAATAACCGAACCGGACGACGTCCTGGAACGACCGTACCGATCGACCATAGAGGAATCTGAACATGCTCACCATTTTAACCCTCCTTATCCTTTCGGGTACCGATCGACCATAGAGGAATCTGAACATCGATTTCGATATCCCGACGTGGGTCTTTAACCGAGGTACCGATCGACCATAGAGGAATCTGAACGGTGGTAGGCTTCTATGGTATGGTCAATAACCCTGGGTACCGATCGACCATAGAGGAATCTGAACATAAAAACTGCCATAACGCTATTTTCCAACACCTTTAGTACCGATCGACCATAGAGGAATCTGAACGGGATTAGCAAATTACGGCGGCGCGCGGGACTATATCGTACCGATCGACCATAGAGGAATCTGAACAAGAGACTGCGAAGCGGAGGGTATGAAATGAACTTAGTACCGATCGACCATAGAGGAATCTGAACGCAGAAACCATAGTTGCGCCCAGGGCGGCAATCTGGGTACCGATCGACCATAGAGGAATCTGAACCACGTTGCACATTTGGAGCAGTTACAGCGGCATGGCGTACCGATCGACCATAGAGGAATCTGAACGTAGTTGAGTATGATGTGAAGGGATAAGAAGGAGGGTACCGATCGACCATAGAGGAATCTGAACTTTTGCAAGATACCTGGAGGAATAAAGATGCGACCTGTACCGATCGACCATAGAGGAATCTGAACCCGTTTTGCGGTGGAAATGGAAAAAAGAAATTTAGAGTACCGATCGACCATAGAGGAATCTGAACGTTTATATAGTCAGCTTTATTACCGGAGGTGCCAGGAGTACCGATCGACCATAGAGGAATCTGAACTTACCATCAACGGCGAGACCTTGCGTTGGGTCGGAGTACCGATCGACCATAGAGGAATCTGAACTACACCAAATAGCCAAATCGCTCGGTAAGAACGGCTGTACCGATCGACCATAGAGGAATCTGAACTAAAAAAAGCAGTTGACGCCGTGGGCTGGAAAAATAGTACCGATCGACCATAGAGGAATCTGAACCCTAAATGCCGTTATCGAGAAAGATGGGGAGGGAGGTACCGATCGACCATAGAGGAATCTGAACTCGTCTAATTTTCGGCTCCCGGGCATTTAAATACCCCGTACCGATCGACCATAGAGGAATCTGAACATTACGGCTGCCCCCAGGCCGATTGCCCAGGGGACCGGGTACCGATCGACCATAGAGGAATCTGAACCTTCTTTAGCCCGGCGCCACCATTTCCCTATCGCGGTACCGATCGACCATAGAGGAATCTGAACAGGATACGGTGCCTATCATCACTTACGCGGCTGGTTGTACCGATCGACCATAGAGGAATCTGAACATTTCTTCAAACGAGGCGTTACCAACTAGAAGAAATGTACCGATCGACCATAGAGGAATCAGAACCTGCCAGTTCGTCTGTAAGCGTCAAATACAACCCACCATTTGCCGAAGAATAAATAACCCTCACTTTGCATCTAAGGCGGGGGCTAAAACAAGCTTAATTATTCATTCGAAAGACAGGAGGCAAAGAAGCAGACCATGGCAGGAGTTGATCCAGGGCATCTTTGTCCTGGAGGTCCAGGTTGGAAAGTTTTTCAAAGAGGTAAATGAGATATTGGAAGGGATTTACCCCATTCTCTTTTGCTGTTTCTATAATACTGTAAGTAATGGCGCTGGCTTTGGCGCCCCGCGGGGTGTTGGCAAACAACCAGTTCTTGCGGCCGATGACGAACGGCTTGATGGAACGCTCGCTGCGGTTGTTGTCGAGTTCCAGACGCCCGTCTTGCAAGAAGGCTACGAGTTTATCCCACTGGCCCAGGCAATTGTAAATCGCCTGCCCAAAAGTGCTTTTGGGCAGTACCCGGGATTTCTGGTTTTTAGCCATGCCAAAAAGGCGTCCAGCACGGGCCGGCTGCGCACCTGGCGGATTTGATAGCGTTCTTCCGGTGTTTTATCTTTCAACTCGCGCTCGATGGCAAAGAGCCGTTTGCAAAACTTTGTGGCAGCTTCCCTTCCAGGTTCCTGGAACACCTGCAAGGTGGTCTCGTCGGCATGGAGGATGTCTCTTTTAAGCAGGTATTCATGGAGGCGGTCGTAAATAAGGGCTAACCACTTATTTGCCCCGTACAGCACCCAGTTGGCCATTGTCTGGTTGGCCATTGTCTGGCGGGAAAGGTCTATACCCAAGCCTTTAAACTGTTGCTCCGTAAGCGTCAAATACAACCCACCTTGGCACCAATCGCAAGTATAGTGGTTCTTCGGGAATGGCTGGCTAAGAGACCGGATGTGGAAGCGGTTTACTCCAACCGCAGCGACGGTACCTTTATTTTCTCGCAGCCGCCAGCCGCCCTGGCCAACGCCCGGATCCGTCCCTGGTGGCAGAGGGCCATGGCCGGGGAAGAGTATATATCAACGGTGTATGTGTCAGCTATTACCCGGAAACCCTGTCGCACCCTGTCTTTGCCTATACGGGACGGCAGCGGCAGGATCGTTGGCGTGCTGGCAGCCGATGTTTCGCTGACG contains:
- the cas1b gene encoding type I-B CRISPR-associated endonuclease Cas1b, coding for MSRTYYVFSPGRLHRQDNTLALELQGERRIIPVEDVDHIYCFSEVDLNTRFLDFLAQKQICVHFFSYYGHYSGSFIPRETQLSGFLLVKQVEHYLDRGKRLELARTFIEGALHNIRRNLEKREYEDICQKLDEIRESISKTTSIEELMSLEAHTRKAYYDFWEEITGWEFGGRSKRPPGNALNALISFGNAMMYTTVLKEIHRTALNPTISYLHEPSERRYSLALDVAEIFKPVFVDRLIFRLINLNMIKESHFDTNVNYVYLTEEGRKVFVKEFEETMEKTILHRNLKRNIRYKSLIRLDLYKLIKHLLGEESYSPMKVWW
- the cas3 gene encoding CRISPR-associated helicase Cas3', with product MNSQQWAKSSGVLLTTHTDDVLKAVRALQDKLPNEVPGEWWLALRYAALLHDLGKLDPAFQARIKKQERGNSGDIPHSIFSLFFIKPERFAFTAPYLAHVIISAVAFHHWRDNFPDYLLGNRESRIKAKAAELDEKATEWLQLSKELIEELTLLAEAHNLDADVMGLNRMLVEYLRYNSLGAAGLLLPPYTLVYLPEQIRDKAAGKEEIDRARIFIAGNLMRADHFASMVEESRMGLDIQAIESGRVFTAKEIEGFLNEKFKQKDYWQKAFFEKYDLRGKNLVLVAPTGYGKTEFAYLWGAGKKNFFLLPMQAAVNKIWQRTRDMVDKIGEKGEERVSLLHSDAALEIYTHLKMADALDGESNTRKVMELARHLARTYIIATADQLAPAALRYPGYERIFAALMHGVLVIDEVQAYDPRAAAIITHLVQQNAYLGGGNLIITATLPSFIREEMKRRMNLADNQVIRLIDEPEFKEAAASSRHRLGFIVHAGEYAAAVTEIIQAATGGKKVLVVMNTVSAACDIFDKIVARLQQEQVDVKIVLLHSRFIARQRKELEELIVEKFMPNNPERDTNPCIVVATQIVEASLDIDADILFTEPSPADSLIQRMGRVFRRFARKPGDFAPPEPNVVVIVNEGSRTSGNDTASKDLLLASGLNRVYNRDLTALSTVILLMAMEKGGNFAPLEDVLKELEQKKWQSCFKKSKNESGFNKNLVKILKEVSGKTLVLTERQKQDWVELTYSVISEGRKREDFKLSLHDYIKTYEETLATLDHGYCSDRKRDAERLFREVNNVTGIPVELKEAFYNTIRAWLTGKRSGELNFFELAIDILPDFTVSCPYSMTLEGEKLEKLDMEAMLPPDIGSEERKKLRDKLERWLDGIFILEFPYDGIKGLVIQNEQ
- the cas2 gene encoding CRISPR-associated endonuclease Cas2, with product MVVIIRVILVYDINTEDNDGKRRLVKIMKTSRKYLSHVQKSVFEGDITEGQIALLKREILAIIKKKKDFVIIYSLKDGVKLNRDILTDTPDPTDNFL
- the cas4 gene encoding CRISPR-associated protein Cas4, with amino-acid sequence MNSELVEEVKTANITGTMVAYYFICHRKLWLFAKGLNLENISGNPDVIKGRVLHESRFKRENHKEITFDTVKIDFLHYDGQVYVHEVKKSKKFEEAHTWQLKYYIYLLQNKGVNCSSGVIHYPASMRKEEVHFSTQDRELLLQAMAGIKGILNSPLPKRKTGRKMCSRCAYFDFCYV
- a CDS encoding transposase domain-containing protein — translated: MFANTPRGAKASAITYSIIETAKENGVNPFQYLIYLFEKLSNLDLQDKDALDQLLPWSASLPPVFRMNN
- a CDS encoding PDC sensor domain-containing protein, which encodes MVLREWLAKRPDVEAVYSNRSDGTFIFSQPPAALANARIRPWWQRAMAGEEYISTVYVSAITRKPCRTLSLPIRDGSGRIVGVLAADVSLT